A window from Streptomyces sp. NBC_00335 encodes these proteins:
- a CDS encoding SCO1860 family LAETG-anchored protein: MNSNTFRMPVAALVATGAVALLTAPPAFATGSHPGKGKASAVVLRTTLDVGLLNKTVHVPLKATLNEVSAPEEAAKTALTVTLDGVEGGKPVSILRADVATSKATADSDRAAAEANLAKARVHVPGLPLLSLIQVEKVSSKAVCEAGKKPVASSNVLGTVTVLGKKVTLSAGGPTKVEVPKVGLVSLELSAIETTSTTAAAAALRLKVSVNPLDLNVAQVEGEVVLAEARCESPAAPAPSASASTLPDVKPQTGTTGGSGTQADLAETGGGSLTPFVTGGALLLLGFGAAALIVTRRGKAS, translated from the coding sequence CGGGAGCGGTTGCCCTGCTCACCGCCCCGCCCGCCTTCGCCACCGGCTCCCACCCGGGGAAGGGCAAGGCGAGCGCCGTCGTCCTGCGCACCACGCTGGACGTGGGACTGCTCAACAAGACCGTGCACGTCCCGCTGAAGGCGACCCTCAACGAGGTCAGCGCCCCGGAGGAAGCCGCGAAGACGGCGCTGACCGTCACCCTCGACGGGGTCGAGGGCGGAAAGCCGGTGAGCATCCTGCGCGCCGACGTCGCCACCTCCAAGGCCACCGCCGACTCCGACCGCGCCGCGGCGGAGGCCAACCTCGCCAAGGCCCGCGTCCACGTACCGGGACTGCCCCTGCTGTCCCTGATCCAGGTGGAAAAGGTCAGCTCCAAGGCCGTCTGCGAGGCGGGCAAGAAGCCGGTCGCCTCCTCCAACGTCCTGGGCACCGTGACCGTCCTGGGCAAGAAGGTCACCCTCTCGGCGGGCGGCCCCACCAAGGTCGAGGTCCCCAAGGTCGGCCTGGTGAGCCTGGAGCTCTCCGCCATCGAGACCACCTCCACCACGGCCGCCGCGGCCGCGCTGCGGCTCAAGGTGTCGGTGAACCCGCTCGATCTGAACGTCGCCCAGGTCGAGGGGGAGGTCGTGCTCGCCGAGGCCCGCTGCGAGTCCCCCGCCGCCCCCGCCCCCAGCGCCAGTGCTTCGACGCTGCCCGACGTCAAGCCCCAGACGGGCACCACGGGCGGCTCCGGGACCCAGGCCGACCTCGCCGAGACGGGAGGCGGCTCGCTCACCCCGTTCGTGACGGGCGGTGCGCTGCTCCTGCTCGGCTTCGGCGCCGCCGCGCTGATCGTGACCCGGCGCGGCAAGGCCTCGTAA